A single region of the Zootoca vivipara chromosome 2, rZooViv1.1, whole genome shotgun sequence genome encodes:
- the FOXI1 gene encoding forkhead box protein I1 — MSSFDPQIHSPHRCSPQFPNIGQEPPEMNIYYENLFHPQNIPSPQRPTNFETGDYNATPNPYLWLNGPSINSPPYLPGTNGSPYIPPAYGMQRQFLPNMHGLPGNEMGWLPMPSQEELMKLVRPPYSYSALIAMAIHGAPDKRLTLSQIYQYVADNFPFYNKSKAGWQNSIRHNLSLNDCFKKVPRDEDDPGKGNYWTLDPNCEKMFDNGNFRRKRKKKSDCSASTASLASDKSEDSALTGSPKAAAEHQDMLENSSSGTENSPDKRSSPPPSSTTPCLNNFLSSMTAYVNGSNSVSRSVALGLGTDAGDKMGQNVVGFNSYTPLANISSHGSGEPWSNSMSSGHLGYGSSVLNQFNSSFYNSLAANNTLYSREGTEV, encoded by the exons ATGAGCTCATTTGATCCACAGATACACTCACCACACCGCTGCAGCCCGCAATTTCCTAACATTGGGCAGGAGCCTCCTGAAATGAATATCTACTATGAAAATTTATTTCATCCACAGAATATTCCTAGTCCACAGAGGCCTACAAACTTTGAAACAGGGGACTACAATGCTACACCCAACCCTTACTTGTGGTTAAATGGACCTTCCATTAACAGTCCACCTTACCTACCGGGAACCAATGGCAGCCCATACATCCCACCAGCCTATGGGATGCAAAGGCAGTTCTTGCCTAACATGCACGGCTTGCCAGGGAATGAAATGGGCTGGCTCCCAATGCCTTCTCAAGAAGAGCTGATGAAGCTGGTCAGGCCACCTTATTCCTATTCTGCGCTCATTGCCATGGCCATCCACGGAGCCCCGGACAAGAGACTGACCCTCAGTCAAATCTATCAGTATGTTGCTGACAACTTCCCATTCTACAACAAAAGCAAAGCTGGTTGGCAGAATTCCATACGGCACAACTTGTCTCTCAATGACTGCTTCAAGAAGGTGCCCCGGGATGAAGATGACCCAG GGAAGGGCAATTACTGGACTCTGGATCCGAACTGTGAGAAGATGTTTGACAATGGAAACTTTCggcggaagaggaagaagaagtctGACTGCAGCGCCAGCACAGCGTCTCTTGCTTCTGACAAATCGGAGGACAGCGCCTTAACTGGCAGCCCCAAGGCGGCGGCAGAGCACCAAGACATGCTGGAGAACTCATCTTCTGGAACAGAGAACTCCCCTGACAAGAGATCTTCTCCACCACCATCGTCCACCACTCCCTGCCTCAACAACTTCCTGTCCAGCATGACAGCTTATGTGAATGGGTCCAATTCAGTCAGCCGCTCAGTGGCCCTAGGACTTGGCACCGATGCTGGTGACAAAATGGGACAGAACGTGGTAGGCTTCAACTCATACACCCCTCTTGCCAACATCTCCAGCCATGGCAGTGGAGAGCCATGGTCCAATTCCATGTCCTCTGGTCATCTTGGCTATGGCAGCTCAGTTCTCAACCAGTTCAACAGCAGCTTTTACAACAGTCTTGCTGCAAATAATACTCTATATTCCAGAGAGGGAACTGAGGTGTAA